The following are from one region of the Rhodopirellula sp. P2 genome:
- a CDS encoding DUF1552 domain-containing protein, producing the protein MRTIRPSRRGFLRSSSALVALPMLESFGFKRFASAATTAVAPAKRMVFLGMGFGVTADRWYPDIDTVGENYELPKILRPLAKHQKDITIIQNLMHQYSADGHSGSTFWLTGANRYAIPGQSFHNTVSVDQVAAEVLGQQTRFTSIQLAAQGASADGHGPGGSLAWNRSGKPIAGLDTPVAAFHRLFSVDRTPLEVQQQRLKEQRSVLDTVLSDAKSINRKLNASDNAKLDEYFQSIREIEVRLSKEEKWLGVEKKRPQEAVPEPGESLEGVEEIRMMYDIMVAAMQVDATRVFTYRMPVSSMIASLGATMSAHSMSHYSEGERRTVSQNRDTAHARLLAEFMDKLKASTEPDGSSLFDNVAISMGTNLSSVHTLKNCPTLIAGGGAGFRHGRHLVMDDPKTPLCNLWLSTLRGAGIQSNSFGDSTGIIEDLF; encoded by the coding sequence ATGAGAACAATTCGTCCCTCCCGTCGTGGTTTTCTTCGTAGCAGCAGTGCCTTGGTTGCGTTGCCCATGCTGGAATCATTTGGTTTCAAACGATTCGCCAGCGCAGCAACGACCGCAGTTGCGCCAGCCAAACGCATGGTGTTTTTGGGGATGGGGTTTGGTGTCACCGCGGATCGTTGGTACCCCGACATCGACACGGTGGGCGAGAACTACGAATTGCCCAAGATCCTTCGGCCGCTGGCCAAGCACCAGAAGGACATCACGATCATTCAGAATTTGATGCACCAATACTCCGCGGACGGACACTCCGGCAGCACGTTTTGGTTGACCGGCGCGAACCGTTATGCGATTCCCGGGCAGAGTTTTCACAACACTGTTTCGGTCGATCAAGTTGCTGCCGAAGTCCTCGGTCAGCAAACTCGATTCACGTCGATTCAGCTTGCGGCGCAAGGTGCCTCCGCGGATGGTCATGGTCCCGGTGGATCACTGGCTTGGAATCGCTCAGGCAAACCGATCGCCGGGTTGGATACGCCGGTGGCTGCTTTCCACCGTTTGTTCTCCGTCGACAGAACGCCACTTGAAGTTCAACAGCAACGTTTGAAGGAACAACGTAGCGTGCTCGACACGGTGCTTTCGGACGCCAAGTCGATCAATCGGAAACTGAACGCATCTGACAATGCGAAACTGGATGAATACTTCCAGTCCATTCGAGAGATTGAGGTTCGATTGTCCAAAGAAGAGAAATGGTTGGGGGTCGAGAAGAAGCGGCCTCAAGAAGCGGTTCCCGAACCGGGGGAATCACTTGAGGGCGTGGAAGAGATTCGGATGATGTACGACATCATGGTCGCAGCCATGCAAGTCGATGCAACCCGGGTCTTCACCTACCGCATGCCGGTCAGTTCGATGATCGCCAGCCTCGGTGCGACGATGAGTGCGCACAGCATGAGCCACTACTCCGAGGGTGAACGTCGCACCGTTTCGCAGAATCGCGACACCGCTCACGCTCGTCTGTTGGCGGAGTTCATGGACAAGCTGAAAGCGAGCACGGAACCGGATGGATCCAGCCTCTTTGACAACGTCGCCATCTCGATGGGAACGAACCTCAGTTCGGTGCACACGTTGAAAAATTGCCCCACCTTGATTGCCGGTGGCGGAGCGGGATTCCGACATGGTCGTCACCTCGTGATGGACGATCCCAAAACACCATTGTGCAATCTCTGGCTCAGCACCTTGCGGGGCGCCGGGATTCAGTCGAATTCCTTCGGTGATTCGACGGGGATTATCGAGGATCTGTTTTGA
- a CDS encoding DUF1592 domain-containing protein, with protein MLFHRLSLALLFSVVCQAAFAEELPGTEMPNRHAELLATHCLDCHDSATKEANIDLESLSMNVAEDMATAELWSKVLGALNSGEMPPEDSEPLRDADKLAFLEDLSEKMVTARQLLSDSGGDIMMRRLNRREYANTVEALLGVRPDVTTLPDDQATAGFDTAGASLFLSSDQIEQYHSTAIANLQLILLPRKSPESKTIRIEPEEYYTPHYTEAAEQMRDIGKRANAFLSQTEKPASEFGLLDAYQAKKQKVQEWLPLMEDYLARPETQTGITLIMTIKQGGYTKVKLPTQHPDADGKYHVRVRAAMYPDADERHHYLEFSSGFGTGRQLLGWRKVTAPMDDPQTIDFEFTHEPGARQQVWIHQRSHQDRGDKNLATLHMRDNGIGTPPGIWIDWVELNGPSPSDQTKAIQAARDSILFEQPSDMDESEYAREVIRRFASRAFRGSPPAEDYLQRLSQHYQTARDQGQSVTEALVSPLSIVMASPSFLYQVEETDSEQDRNLSPNELAVRLSYFLWSAPPDEELMALAKSGELTDPSILAAETERMLRDSRSQALIEGFVHQWLQMERLDMFQFDGADFPNFDNAVRENARQELFETFAYLLESELPLEKLLKADFVVVNDLLAGYYEIEGVEGHEFRKVAVPDDSLRGGLLGTAAVLAMGSDGQRSSPVERGAWVLRHLLHDPPPPAPPNVPQLSRLAGETLPARELARAHQEQPQCANCHHKIDPIGFGLENFDAAGQWRDQEVIGIGRRRYGRWEKDVRFDIEPAGKVPNGQPFSNFFELRDAVAEYDDEFARGFTEALIAYGLGRPFGFTDQELASQISLQAKQHNHSIRQFIHALIQSPTFQTR; from the coding sequence ATGCTCTTTCATCGTCTGTCACTCGCTCTGCTTTTTTCCGTTGTTTGCCAAGCTGCATTCGCGGAGGAGCTTCCTGGCACCGAGATGCCAAATCGTCACGCGGAGCTTCTTGCAACCCACTGCTTGGATTGTCACGACAGTGCGACCAAGGAAGCCAACATTGATCTCGAATCGCTATCAATGAACGTGGCTGAGGACATGGCGACCGCGGAGTTGTGGTCGAAGGTGCTGGGGGCTCTGAATTCAGGCGAGATGCCACCGGAAGATTCGGAACCTCTTCGCGACGCGGACAAACTCGCGTTTTTGGAAGACTTGTCTGAGAAAATGGTCACCGCACGACAGCTGCTGAGCGATTCGGGGGGCGACATCATGATGCGTCGTCTCAATCGTCGCGAATATGCGAACACGGTGGAAGCATTGTTGGGCGTGCGTCCGGATGTGACGACGCTGCCGGACGACCAGGCCACGGCTGGGTTCGACACCGCAGGAGCCTCGTTGTTTCTATCGAGCGACCAAATCGAACAGTATCACTCGACTGCGATTGCGAATTTGCAGTTGATACTCTTGCCTCGAAAGAGTCCGGAGTCGAAAACGATTCGCATTGAACCCGAGGAGTACTACACGCCGCACTACACCGAGGCGGCCGAGCAAATGCGAGACATCGGCAAACGTGCCAATGCATTCTTGTCTCAAACAGAGAAGCCTGCGTCTGAGTTTGGGTTGTTGGATGCCTACCAAGCCAAGAAGCAGAAGGTCCAGGAGTGGTTGCCATTGATGGAAGACTACTTGGCTCGACCGGAGACCCAAACGGGGATCACGTTGATCATGACGATCAAACAGGGCGGGTACACGAAAGTCAAACTGCCGACGCAGCATCCCGACGCGGATGGCAAATACCACGTGCGAGTTCGTGCGGCGATGTACCCCGACGCCGATGAACGGCACCACTACTTGGAATTCAGCTCCGGCTTCGGAACCGGACGTCAATTGCTGGGGTGGCGCAAGGTGACTGCCCCAATGGACGACCCACAAACCATTGACTTTGAATTCACGCATGAACCGGGGGCCAGGCAACAAGTTTGGATTCACCAACGATCTCATCAAGATCGCGGCGACAAGAATCTCGCCACGCTGCACATGCGAGACAATGGAATCGGAACACCGCCTGGGATTTGGATTGATTGGGTCGAACTGAACGGTCCTTCGCCTTCGGATCAAACCAAGGCCATCCAGGCTGCTCGTGATTCGATTCTGTTTGAGCAACCAAGTGACATGGACGAATCCGAATACGCTCGCGAGGTGATTCGGCGTTTCGCCAGCCGAGCGTTTCGTGGGTCACCGCCTGCCGAAGACTACTTGCAGCGTTTGAGTCAGCACTATCAAACGGCCCGTGACCAAGGCCAATCCGTCACCGAGGCGTTGGTCTCACCGCTGTCGATTGTGATGGCTTCCCCGAGTTTTCTTTATCAGGTCGAGGAAACCGATTCTGAACAAGATCGCAATTTGTCGCCCAATGAGTTGGCGGTACGGTTGTCGTACTTTTTGTGGTCAGCTCCGCCAGACGAGGAACTGATGGCCCTGGCGAAATCCGGCGAACTGACTGATCCTTCGATTTTGGCAGCGGAAACGGAACGAATGCTTCGCGACTCTCGCTCCCAAGCTTTGATCGAAGGGTTTGTTCATCAGTGGTTGCAGATGGAACGATTGGACATGTTCCAATTTGACGGAGCGGACTTCCCCAACTTTGACAACGCCGTTCGTGAGAACGCTCGGCAGGAACTATTCGAAACGTTTGCCTACTTGCTGGAGAGTGAGCTGCCACTCGAAAAGTTATTGAAGGCCGACTTTGTTGTCGTCAACGATTTGTTGGCCGGATACTACGAGATCGAAGGCGTGGAGGGACACGAGTTTCGCAAGGTTGCGGTGCCGGACGATTCCTTGCGAGGTGGCTTGCTGGGCACTGCAGCAGTGCTGGCGATGGGGTCCGATGGTCAGCGATCATCGCCGGTCGAACGTGGTGCTTGGGTGCTGCGTCACTTGCTGCACGATCCTCCGCCGCCGGCACCACCCAACGTTCCTCAACTGAGTCGATTGGCGGGGGAAACTTTGCCTGCACGTGAATTGGCGCGGGCTCACCAGGAGCAACCTCAGTGTGCCAACTGTCATCACAAGATTGATCCGATCGGGTTTGGACTCGAGAACTTTGACGCGGCCGGTCAGTGGCGGGATCAAGAGGTGATTGGGATCGGCAGACGTCGCTATGGCCGTTGGGAAAAAGACGTCCGATTCGATATCGAACCCGCCGGGAAGGTTCCCAACGGACAACCGTTTTCGAACTTCTTTGAACTCCGCGACGCGGTCGCAGAATACGACGACGAATTCGCTCGCGGATTCACGGAGGCTTTGATCGCGTACGGTCTCGGTCGTCCTTTCGGATTCACCGATCAAGAGCTCGCCAGCCAGATCAGCTTGCAGGCAAAGCAACACAATCATTCCATTCGCCAGTTCATTCACGCATTGATTCAGTCACCTACGTTTCAAACTCGCTAA
- a CDS encoding sulfatase family protein — MICPTLFSLPTVVRLLAVMTLGLMPGGTRGEAAERPNIVLMMCDDMGWGDTGFNGNTIIQTPELDALAREGTVLDHFYSVGPVCSPTRAAFLTGRHYYRMGVWSANQGHLPEQEFTLARLLKSNGYVTGHFGKWHLGTLSRTVSAKGKRRRPDRHYAPPWERDYHASFVTESAVCTWDPGVGKRARNNPYYENGVPTNENVLGCDSRVLMDRAVPFIEQAVDREQPFLSVIWFHAPHEDIQAGPEYLARYEGHGEAAHYYGCITAVDDQIGRLRRKLDQLGVADNTLLFFCSDNGPEGQTPKDRSKTRRAGSAGDFSGRKRSVLDGGVRVPALVHWPGNVPAGVRLDVPLSVMDLLPTVAAITGTKPLPGRWIDGENVLPIWKGEQSKREKSIPFRYGEFACLVRGKHKLIIESASDTSRDRLFDLSNDVTESNNLAEQHPGLVGSMRKELLEFLESAKSSHAGEDYEGGQAKPVDRWRSLSKAETSSLQSHSNVVR, encoded by the coding sequence ATGATCTGTCCCACCCTGTTTTCATTGCCGACTGTTGTTCGCTTGTTGGCTGTCATGACACTGGGGCTGATGCCTGGGGGGACCCGCGGGGAAGCGGCGGAGCGTCCCAACATTGTCTTGATGATGTGTGACGACATGGGGTGGGGCGACACAGGGTTCAACGGGAACACGATCATTCAAACTCCCGAACTGGATGCTTTGGCCAGAGAGGGGACGGTGCTCGACCACTTCTACTCCGTCGGTCCCGTTTGCTCGCCCACGAGGGCTGCGTTCTTGACGGGACGGCACTACTATCGAATGGGAGTTTGGTCAGCCAATCAAGGGCACCTCCCAGAGCAGGAATTCACCTTGGCTAGGCTGTTGAAATCAAACGGCTACGTGACCGGGCACTTCGGCAAATGGCACCTTGGGACGCTCAGTCGAACAGTCTCTGCGAAAGGGAAGAGGCGGCGTCCGGATCGTCACTACGCACCGCCTTGGGAACGCGATTATCACGCTTCTTTTGTGACGGAGTCGGCTGTGTGCACCTGGGACCCAGGTGTGGGGAAGCGTGCACGCAACAACCCCTACTACGAAAACGGTGTGCCGACAAACGAGAATGTATTGGGGTGCGATTCCCGGGTGCTGATGGATCGGGCGGTGCCGTTCATCGAACAGGCGGTGGACCGTGAACAACCGTTTCTGAGTGTGATTTGGTTCCACGCCCCGCACGAAGACATCCAAGCTGGACCTGAGTATTTGGCCCGGTACGAAGGGCACGGCGAGGCGGCCCACTACTACGGATGCATCACCGCGGTGGACGACCAAATCGGCCGTCTGCGAAGGAAACTTGATCAGCTCGGTGTTGCCGACAACACACTGCTATTCTTCTGCAGCGACAATGGGCCGGAAGGTCAGACGCCCAAAGATCGATCCAAAACCCGACGTGCGGGCAGTGCCGGCGATTTCTCAGGACGCAAACGAAGCGTGCTCGATGGTGGCGTTCGAGTTCCCGCCTTGGTCCATTGGCCAGGCAACGTCCCTGCTGGCGTCCGACTCGATGTCCCACTGTCGGTCATGGATTTGCTTCCCACCGTGGCAGCAATCACGGGGACCAAGCCGCTCCCCGGTCGTTGGATCGATGGTGAAAATGTCCTTCCCATTTGGAAAGGCGAACAATCGAAGCGAGAGAAGTCGATTCCGTTTCGCTACGGAGAGTTCGCTTGCCTGGTCCGCGGCAAACACAAGCTGATCATCGAGTCAGCCAGCGACACTTCCCGAGACCGATTGTTTGATCTCAGCAACGATGTCACCGAATCAAACAACCTCGCGGAGCAGCATCCAGGTCTGGTCGGATCGATGCGGAAGGAACTGCTTGAGTTCTTGGAGTCTGCGAAATCCAGCCATGCGGGCGAGGACTACGAAGGGGGGCAGGCCAAACCGGTTGATCGATGGCGTTCGCTTTCGAAAGCCGAGACGTCTTCTTTGCAATCGCACTCGAACGTGGTGCGTTGA
- a CDS encoding efflux RND transporter permease subunit — translation MLDKIIQFSLRNRLLVLVVAAIMLGIGTWQATQLPIDVFPNLNRPRVVVITEAHGMAPEEVETLITFPLETAFNGASGVEAVRSSSGIGLSVIYVEFDWNTDIYNDRQIVNERLQLASEQLPDGVKPTLAPISSIMGQILMYGMWSEGGETEPMEVRTLADWVVRQRLLTVPGVSQVFTMGGGRMQYQVLIDPDKLIQFGLTIEEVHTAVKESNLNATGGYLDDQGANELLVRGLGRITSLEELKQIAITMRSGRPVTLADVARVVEGTQVKRGDSSAFVRDEDGNVEGGPAVVLTINKQPGSDTRKVDQAIVEALEELRVSLPDDIRIANVYSQRSFIDRAIDNVVEALADGGVLVLVILFLFLLNFRTTFITLTAIPLSIISTACVFAAFGLSINTMTLGGLAVAIGELVDDAIVDVENIFRRLKENRHSENPRPVLRVVYDASVEVRSSVVYGTAIVVLVFIPLFALEGMEGKLFVPLAMGYVVSLIASLGVSLTVTPVLASLLMVGKRNWQIVVPVLAFGIAGLTVTWILPRFSHWFVEDWRLPGNQLVWTLLLTPVFWILIQVSEWMLGGEDAEEGRLLEGLKGIAGLAIRFSTQFAVPVLAATAVLVVFAAIALSRLERDFLPPFNEGAVQVNALLAPGTSLATSNQIGETIQEELMKLDSVKSVARRTGRAELDEHAEGVNVTEMFLEIADGADREKTIETIRETMEEFPGVVSSTEQPLAHLISHMISGVKAQIGIKLYGDDLDVLRNKAEEMKQRIAGVPGLADVMIEQQTNIPQLRIDVNQPALTQNGLRPANVMELVETAMNGQVVSQVVLGQRTFDLMLRMDEPYRENIEKIKRLPVPLPNGGTLPLDELAEIYRSDGPNMIKREKVRRRIVLQANVSDRGVVDVVNDIQSRLEDLELEPGYYLEYGGQFESQQSATRRLMILSGVALLGMFLVLYTLFGNVNFAMQVLVALPTAFVGAVAALVLTDQNLTVAAMVGFISLCGIASRNGILLLNHYLHLVRHEGESWTHQMVVRAGQERMAPVLMTALTSGIGLLPLALAAGEPGKEILYPIATVIVGGLFSSTLAEFFVRPALFWAIGREAGKQMVEASTAETSDPFVNGTH, via the coding sequence ATGTTAGACAAGATCATTCAATTCTCGTTGCGGAACCGCCTGCTGGTCCTGGTGGTCGCGGCGATCATGCTGGGCATTGGGACTTGGCAAGCCACCCAACTTCCAATCGATGTCTTTCCCAATTTGAATCGCCCTCGCGTGGTGGTGATCACCGAGGCCCACGGGATGGCCCCTGAGGAAGTGGAAACGTTGATCACCTTCCCATTGGAAACCGCCTTCAATGGAGCCAGTGGCGTTGAAGCGGTCCGCAGCAGCAGCGGCATTGGATTGTCGGTGATCTATGTGGAGTTCGACTGGAACACCGACATCTACAACGACCGGCAGATCGTCAACGAGCGGTTGCAACTCGCGTCGGAACAATTGCCTGATGGCGTGAAGCCAACCCTGGCCCCCATTTCATCGATCATGGGCCAAATCCTGATGTATGGGATGTGGAGCGAAGGTGGCGAAACCGAACCGATGGAAGTGCGAACTCTGGCCGATTGGGTGGTGCGTCAGCGATTGTTGACTGTGCCGGGTGTCTCGCAGGTGTTCACCATGGGCGGCGGACGGATGCAGTATCAGGTTCTGATCGATCCCGACAAGTTGATTCAGTTTGGACTGACGATCGAAGAAGTTCACACAGCGGTCAAAGAATCCAACCTGAACGCAACCGGAGGCTACCTGGACGACCAAGGGGCCAACGAGTTGCTGGTTCGAGGACTGGGACGCATCACCAGCTTGGAGGAACTGAAACAGATCGCGATCACGATGCGTTCGGGACGGCCAGTGACCTTGGCCGATGTCGCTCGTGTGGTCGAGGGTACTCAAGTCAAGCGAGGCGATTCGTCCGCCTTTGTGCGTGATGAAGACGGCAACGTCGAAGGTGGTCCCGCCGTCGTGCTGACAATCAACAAACAACCCGGCAGCGACACTCGAAAGGTCGATCAAGCGATCGTGGAAGCACTGGAGGAACTCCGGGTATCGCTTCCGGATGACATCCGAATCGCAAACGTCTATTCCCAACGCTCGTTCATCGATCGAGCCATCGACAATGTGGTCGAGGCCTTGGCGGATGGTGGCGTGTTGGTGCTGGTGATTCTGTTTCTGTTCCTTTTGAACTTTCGCACCACGTTCATCACGCTCACTGCAATCCCGTTGTCCATCATTTCCACCGCCTGCGTGTTCGCTGCGTTTGGATTGTCCATCAACACAATGACGTTGGGCGGATTGGCCGTCGCGATTGGCGAGTTGGTCGACGACGCGATCGTGGATGTCGAAAACATCTTTCGGCGGCTGAAGGAAAACCGTCATTCCGAGAACCCTCGTCCGGTACTGCGAGTTGTCTACGACGCGAGCGTCGAGGTGCGAAGCAGCGTTGTTTATGGCACCGCGATTGTGGTGCTCGTCTTCATCCCCTTGTTCGCCCTTGAGGGAATGGAAGGCAAACTGTTTGTGCCATTGGCAATGGGTTACGTGGTCTCTCTGATTGCGTCGTTGGGCGTTTCACTGACCGTCACCCCCGTGCTGGCGTCCTTGTTGATGGTGGGAAAGCGGAACTGGCAAATCGTGGTCCCCGTGTTGGCATTCGGAATCGCTGGGCTGACCGTCACCTGGATTCTGCCTCGATTCTCACATTGGTTCGTCGAAGATTGGCGACTTCCCGGAAACCAACTTGTCTGGACGCTCTTGTTGACGCCCGTGTTTTGGATCTTGATCCAAGTCTCTGAATGGATGCTGGGTGGCGAGGACGCCGAAGAGGGACGTCTATTGGAAGGACTGAAAGGAATCGCGGGCTTGGCAATTCGTTTCAGCACTCAGTTCGCCGTCCCTGTGTTGGCCGCAACCGCGGTGTTGGTCGTCTTCGCGGCCATCGCCTTGTCGCGACTGGAGCGAGATTTCTTGCCGCCTTTCAATGAAGGTGCGGTTCAGGTCAACGCTCTGTTGGCACCCGGGACGTCGCTAGCGACCAGCAACCAGATCGGCGAAACGATTCAAGAGGAGTTGATGAAGCTTGATTCCGTGAAGTCGGTGGCTCGCCGCACTGGACGTGCCGAACTGGACGAACACGCCGAAGGCGTCAACGTCACCGAGATGTTCTTGGAGATCGCAGACGGAGCGGATCGAGAAAAAACCATCGAGACCATTCGCGAAACCATGGAAGAATTCCCGGGAGTCGTCTCGAGTACCGAACAACCACTCGCCCACCTGATCAGTCACATGATCTCTGGGGTCAAGGCGCAGATTGGGATCAAACTGTACGGCGATGACTTGGATGTGTTGCGAAACAAAGCCGAAGAAATGAAGCAACGCATCGCAGGTGTGCCCGGTTTAGCAGACGTGATGATCGAGCAACAAACGAACATTCCCCAGTTGCGGATCGACGTGAATCAACCTGCTCTGACACAGAATGGGCTGCGGCCTGCCAATGTGATGGAACTGGTTGAAACGGCAATGAATGGGCAAGTCGTTAGCCAAGTGGTTCTGGGGCAACGCACGTTTGACCTGATGCTTCGCATGGACGAACCCTACCGAGAGAACATCGAGAAAATCAAGCGACTGCCAGTTCCCTTGCCCAATGGCGGCACACTTCCACTGGATGAGTTGGCAGAGATCTATCGCAGCGATGGCCCCAACATGATCAAGCGAGAGAAGGTTCGACGCCGAATTGTGTTGCAAGCCAACGTTTCAGACCGCGGCGTCGTGGACGTGGTCAACGACATCCAATCCCGTCTAGAAGACCTGGAACTCGAACCGGGTTACTACTTGGAATACGGCGGCCAATTCGAGAGCCAACAATCGGCAACACGTCGATTGATGATTCTGTCCGGCGTGGCTTTGCTGGGAATGTTCCTGGTTCTCTACACGTTGTTCGGAAACGTCAACTTTGCCATGCAAGTCCTGGTTGCACTTCCGACCGCATTTGTCGGAGCAGTGGCGGCACTCGTGCTGACCGACCAAAACCTGACCGTTGCCGCGATGGTGGGCTTCATATCACTGTGCGGCATCGCCAGTCGAAACGGCATCCTGTTGCTCAACCACTACTTGCACTTGGTTCGTCACGAAGGCGAATCATGGACTCATCAGATGGTGGTCCGTGCAGGACAGGAACGCATGGCACCGGTGTTGATGACCGCCCTGACATCAGGCATTGGGTTGCTGCCGTTGGCACTAGCCGCGGGCGAACCCGGGAAAGAAATCCTGTACCCCATCGCGACGGTGATTGTGGGTGGATTGTTCAGCAGCACCCTGGCCGAGTTTTTCGTGCGGCCTGCGTTGTTCTGGGCCATTGGACGTGAAGCGGGGAAGCAAATGGTAGAAGCCTCGACCGCCGAAACCAGCGACCCTTTCGTGAACGGAACCCATTGA
- a CDS encoding efflux RND transporter periplasmic adaptor subunit, with translation MTSSNSWLASLRTSILSLLAIAVAVAIGLYFLTDFAGPSTAQTQSQSSVDDGHDDHAGHDHAGHDAANSLELTSQARANLRLRTESVTVGPYTKYAEVPGMVTPWPGKTHISITSPLTGVINAIHVSRGELIASGAPMFRLRLTHQDLVETQEDFLLQLGQLDVEDREIQRLSAITSSGAVSGKTRLAREYEREKLLAGLRAAKQSMLLHGLTEQQIATIERDRTLIREVVVRAPWVEEDNSLHHEALSQATNRMAGTPEARLASMQPPPLDDHGHTHIDAEFVVSELDVRRGESVTAGQQISQISDFGQLLIEGLAYQRDARLLRQAADTHAEVQATMSGPDGDVEMIGGLNVIYIGNKIETESRSLAFYVGLENEIERDEVRNQKRYVSWRFKPGQRLTLRLPVSRIENSIVVPKDAVAEEGLNRFVFVENGDHFDRVAVEIVARDSVHVAIRNDGQIWPGQQIAVRGAHQLQMEMKNRGGGAIDPHAGHNH, from the coding sequence ATGACTTCATCCAATTCTTGGCTCGCATCGCTGCGCACCTCCATTCTTTCACTGCTTGCTATCGCAGTTGCCGTCGCGATCGGACTGTATTTTCTCACCGATTTCGCCGGCCCATCAACCGCCCAAACGCAGTCGCAATCCAGTGTGGATGACGGGCACGATGACCATGCCGGTCACGACCATGCGGGGCACGATGCAGCCAACTCGCTGGAACTGACATCGCAGGCCCGAGCAAACCTGCGACTCCGTACCGAATCGGTCACGGTTGGCCCCTACACCAAGTACGCGGAAGTGCCTGGCATGGTGACACCGTGGCCAGGGAAGACACACATCTCAATCACCTCTCCTTTGACGGGAGTCATCAACGCGATTCATGTGTCGCGAGGCGAGTTGATTGCAAGTGGCGCTCCTATGTTTCGGTTGCGGTTGACGCACCAAGACTTGGTCGAGACCCAAGAGGACTTCCTGCTGCAGCTGGGACAGCTGGATGTCGAGGATCGCGAAATCCAACGCCTGTCGGCGATCACCAGTTCCGGGGCTGTTTCCGGCAAGACGCGATTGGCTCGCGAATACGAGCGAGAGAAGTTGCTGGCGGGACTCCGTGCGGCAAAGCAATCGATGCTGCTGCACGGATTGACGGAACAACAGATTGCCACCATCGAACGAGACCGCACCTTGATTCGCGAAGTCGTTGTTCGGGCGCCATGGGTCGAGGAAGACAATTCGCTTCATCACGAGGCACTCAGCCAGGCGACCAATCGGATGGCGGGCACCCCCGAAGCCCGACTGGCCTCGATGCAACCACCGCCACTGGACGATCACGGGCACACGCACATTGATGCGGAATTTGTTGTCTCCGAACTCGATGTGCGACGGGGTGAATCAGTCACCGCTGGCCAACAGATCTCACAGATTTCGGACTTCGGTCAACTGCTGATTGAAGGCTTGGCCTATCAACGAGATGCCAGACTGTTGCGTCAAGCGGCGGACACACACGCTGAAGTCCAGGCCACGATGAGCGGGCCGGATGGTGACGTGGAAATGATTGGTGGCCTGAATGTGATCTACATCGGCAACAAGATCGAGACGGAGTCACGGTCCTTGGCGTTCTATGTCGGTCTCGAAAACGAGATTGAGCGGGACGAGGTCCGAAATCAAAAACGTTACGTGAGTTGGCGATTCAAACCCGGACAAAGACTGACGCTTCGTCTTCCTGTCTCGCGAATTGAAAACTCCATTGTGGTTCCCAAAGATGCGGTCGCGGAAGAAGGTTTGAACCGGTTTGTGTTCGTCGAAAACGGAGACCACTTTGATCGGGTTGCCGTGGAGATCGTGGCTCGCGACAGCGTTCACGTGGCCATCCGAAACGATGGGCAAATCTGGCCAGGGCAACAAATCGCTGTGCGTGGTGCGCACCAGTTGCAAATGGAAATGAAGAATCGTGGCGGTGGTGCAATTGACCCACACGCCGGACACAACCACTGA